The genomic interval GGAAGTCCCCGATGATGATTTACAATCATTTTCTTTACCTTGAACTCTGGTCTTTTATGTTCTTCATGAAGGAATGTCAGCTCAGACTGAGAAAATTTAATCTCAAAATTAGTCTGGGGACATAACTTGGTACACACTAGTTTTGGAGCTGGTGGAATAAATGCATTTTCAGTATTTTGAATATGCAATTGCAAACCTCGGTTTTGTTGAAGTTTCTTCCATGTAATATGAATGTTTAAGTCTCTACAAATTTCATCAGAAAAAATTAATTTCTCTACGTATAGGCTCTACTTGAGCTCCACTCACTTTGACTGCTGGAAGTCGAGGTGGTCCTGAACAAATCAGAATTCCTAAAGATGTATCATATGGAGTTGCAGCTCCCCAGAGATGATTAATCTGTTTGTGTTTTAAATTAAACCCCAATCGATCTACAATATATTGTTCAATAAATGATAGATACAATGGTCTTGGTTTTTTGAATCTATTTCTAGCTAGAACAGGCTATGGAAATGATCTTTTTGATGTGATTTCATAGGACTTCATCACCTTTTCTGGCAAAGTGACTTGGTGAACTTCTACATGCTGTTTTATCAAGGAAATATCTAGTTTACCTTTAGCTTCTTCTTTAAGGCAAGCGGAAATAAATTCTCTTCCTGATTTTGTATCTGTTTTATTGTtctcttttatattttgtgctgagGTAAACTTCATTCTATTTAGTTGCACAAacattttctgcagatttttaGTTTTACAAGTCACTCTGATTTCAATGTTATTGTTCTTCATACTTATCATAGCTTCTGATGACTTTATGATATTCACAGGTGGTGCAGAACCCATAAAATGTCTTAATGAtaattaaacaacacacacaaaatgctggtggaacacagcaggccaggcagcatctatagggagaagcgttgtcgatgcttcaggccgagacccttcatcaggactaactgaaaggaatgatactaagagatttgaaagtagtgggggagggagaaatgcgaaatgataggagaagaccagagggggtggggtggagctgagagctggaaaggtgactggcaaaagtgatacagagctggggaagggaaaggatcatgggacgggaggcctagggagaaagaaagggggaggggagcaccagacggagatggagaacaggcagagtgatgggcagagagagagaaaaaaacaaacaactaaatatgtcagggatgggataagaaggggaggaggggcattaacagaagttagagaatcaatggtcatgccatcaggttggaggctatccagccggtatataaggtgttgttcctccaacctgagtgtggcttcatcttgacagtagaggaggccgtggatagatatatcagaatgggaatgggatgtggaattaaaacggtgtcccagtctgcgtcgggtctcaccaatatataaaaggccacaccaggagcaccggacgcagtataccacaccagccgactcacaggtgaagtgtcgcctcacctggaaggactgtctggggccctgaatggtggtgagggaggaagtgtaagggcaggtgtagcacttgttccatttacaaggataagtgccaggagggaggtcggtgggaagggatagggaggacaagtggacaagggagtcgcgtagggagcaatccctgcggaaagcagaaagagtgtgggagggaaagatgtgcttggtagtgggatcccattggaggtggtggaagttacagagaattatacattggacttggaggctggtggggtggtaggtgaggacaaggggaaccctatcccaagtggggtggcgggtggatggggtgagggtagatgtgcaggaaatgggagagatgtgtttgagagcagaattgatggtggaagaagggaagcccctttgtttaaaaaaggaagacatctccttcgtcctggaatgaaaagcctcatcctgagagcagatgcggtggagacagaggaattgtgaggaggggatagcatttttgcaagagacagggtgggaagaggaatagtccaggtagctgtgagagtctgtaggcttatagtagatatcagtagataagccatctccagaggtggagacagaaagatcaagaaaggggagggaggtgtcggaaatggaccaggtaaatttgagggcagggtgaaagttggaggcaaagttaatgaagtcaacgagctcagcaagCGTGCagaaggcagcaccaatgcagtcgtcaatgtagcaaagagggggacggatacccatacagacttggaacatggactgttccacaaagccagcaaaaaggcaggcacaactgggacccatgcgggtgcccatggctacaccgttggtttggaggaagtgggaggagccaaaggagaaattattcagAGTAAGTactaattccactagacagaggagagtggtggtagaggggaattggttaggtctgttatccaaaaagaagcgaagagcttttaGACCTtactggtgggggatggaggtatatagggactgaacgtccatggtgaaaataaggcggtgggggccagggaaattaaaatcattgaaaaaatttaaAGTGTGAGAAgagtcacgaacataggtgggaagagattgaacaaggggggataaaacagtgtcaacatatgcagaaatgagttcggtggggcaggagcaagctgaggcaATGGGTCTACtgggacaggcaggtttgtggatcttgggtaggattgcattggcgctgcctcgtgcaggcatgctgagctcattgacttcattttttctttgtttctgacTTTTTCTTCAATGAAATCTGTTTCCAAACCATTGTAGTTTCTCTTCCTTTGATAAGTGGAGGTGCAGGTGGCACTGCCGgtatcattgttttcaatgacTTTTCAAACAAATTTGGAGATCCCCACAAACTTAGAACAAGTTTTTGCCTTAAGTTAGTCTCTGAACGATCAACAGCATCACTTTCCATAAGAGGTGTATACAATGGTTTCGACATTTTATATTCATTCCTAACTCTGATCAACTTGGATAAATGTTTCTTTGGTACATCACAATGGCATTTTTCATATGATCCCATAACCACATCTGGGAAACAATCTTTTTCAATTTCCATATATTGCTTTGTTAAGCCTGTAATTAATTCAATCTTCTCTTTTGGCTTGAATGTCATAACAGATAATTCTTTAAATTTCTTTATTTCTTCATTCCTAATACCACCATCACGAAATAGAGATTTTTTTCCCACTTCTTCCCAGATCTTCTTCCTGATAAGGAATGATTTTAGAAAGATGTGGTGTGTTAGTGTTCTTCAAAAATGTGTTATTTTTAATCTGTGTTCTCTAAATGCCCTGGTACATGAACAATATCATCTAAAAACTACTTAACATCTAGTTAATTACCTGTCATTTTCCTCTTCACTTTTCCTTCAATAACTTTATGCACTACAGTTATGAATGGTAATTTGGTGGGTATAACAGCAGTAAGAATTACCTGTGATGAAATCCGGTTGGGTGAAGGTGAAATGAGAACCTCTGTTGGTCTCTCAAAATGTAAAGGATCAATCCTGGCTGTGCTGCTTTCTTTATGTGATAAAGGACAAGGGCCAAACATGGACAAATGAGACTAGCCTAGTGGGAATCTTGGTGGGCATGGACCAAAGGGCATGTTTCCATGCTATATGTCTGCATGAATGGTCATTCAAGACGGTTTCTAATTTTTTCACTAAAAATGTCAATGTCCATCTGTAACATCATAAACCTCTGAAGGTGAGCAATATTGTCAAAAAAGGTCATTTGACATTAACAGAGAAATTAGCTGTTGTAGTCTTATCAATTATTCTGCTATAATTTACCCAAAGCAGCCATTTAATAATATACCAGAATTTTCTCTTAGTGATGCAAAGAAGATTATGAAACTTCAGATCAGGTGGAAGGTACATGCAATGGTCGAGAAGTTTCCATGCCCTTCCTGAAAGAAATAAGCTTATATGCTTTCATTATGGCAGCCAAATGTCATATCTGATACATGCACCTGAATTTAAGGACTTGATTTCTTGACAACAAGATCTAATCTGCATTGCTACATCAGATTTTCCATTCCACATATGAATGGTAACAAGCTTCCCCCTGCTTGTGAACTGTATTTTGAAGAGTAAAATTAACTAAGAAACCTTCACTACTAATTCTGGCATCCAGGAACTTAAAAATGGAAACTACATTGAAATGAAAGCACAAACCCTCAATGGAAATAACAATCAATGTTTTTGAGAGGAGAAGAGGAGAACTCTTAAATAATCCTTTTCACCTGCTCCATTCCAAGACCATCACTGTCTTTGCTTCTATAACCTTTTTCTTTCTCCTAATATTTCTCTCTTAAACTCATTCTCCTCCCCTTTTCAGGTCCTATCATTTCCCCATTCTCTAATTTAAATATCACCATTTCCAAATTTGCAATGCCATTGATGGCAGGTATGTCAAAAAAAAGCTTGAATGTCCTTTTAAATTTACAAATACTTTCTCCTTTACCCATTACGTGGACACAAAATAGTTTCCAAAGAAACAAGCATGGATGGCAGAGTATGACTTTGAACAACAATCCAGTTGAATCTTTTGGAACCTCAAGCCAATTCAAGGACCTGGTTTCAATTTCAACAGTGAGCTGCCTCATATGAACTAGTGATGACAAAACCATTCTGGGTTGCAAATTCAGGGACTTTTCCAGTGTCCACAAGATAAAAATAAGAATAATTGTGCAGGCAATAGGCGACAGGTTTTTTGACAATCATGAGATACAGGTACCTCTCCAAATGGAGAATCCATATTAGCAAACAATTTTGACAGTATAGGAGCAAATAAAGAGTAACCACATTAAGGTGCTTCAAATTCTGAAGCATTAGAATATCAATTTCTAACAGACTGTGTTTAATATATGATTGAAGTTATATGAAAGTCAATGGTTCAAAGATGATTATTTGGAAACTATCCAAATATTTCACCTTCACCCTTCCTCCTTGATTGCTGCCACTTTATGTGCTTCATCCTCTTCAATCCTGGCACATCAATATCCAGATTCTCCTTCACCAGGTAGGAAAGCATAGGCTTCTGTCAATAAAGGTTCAGTGTATTCCTTACAACCCATGCTAAACTAGTTAGCCTTTATTTGGACTCCAATGAATCACAATACTGCAAACATAATGGGAACCCCCACCTAACTTGAGCCAATGATAATTGCATTTATTCCTTTGTAATCCATTAGGGCCAGTCTAGAAACTATGCCCTCTAGAGATCTGTAATTgtcctctgcatctctcattctGTCCTCTGAGTGACAGAACTTTGAAGCTATGCCTACGTAACCAGGCGCAGGTGAGCCAGACTTTAACGCCCAGTTGTATTTGCTGTAGACTTTCTTTGGAAAATGGCACCATTGTTATATTGTTTCTTTCATCAGCTAGTTTCATATCAATAAGGTCAATGGCCCTTTATTTCCACAGGCTTCTGATTTACTAAATGCTTCAGAGAATTGCATTACCCACACAAGACATCTCAAAGCACTAGAAAGCCAACAACACACCTTTACTTGCAAATTCACTAAAGTGGTAAGCAAACCATTTTCAGTGTTCTCTCACAGGTTAAAATCCCAACTTATCCATCTTTCCTCATAGTTACAATTTTCCagacaatatcctggtaaatGTTTCCTCTGGGCAGCATCCTTTGCTGTAACATTGTGCAATTCCGTTCACCTAGTCCTCAGCTGTATGTATGTGTAATGAGTAGTTCTAACATAACATTGCTGGACATGTTCTAAATCTCAGCTAATCAATGATAGAATCATTTTAATTAGCTTATTCTTTACTGTAAGGTTTTCAGTAACTTTGCTCCCACTCTACCATTGTTGCCAGGGCTCTCAAACATGAAAATTTAAAAacattggaaatctaaaataaaagccaaaataaaaaccAGCTGGAGACTCTGAGCAGTTCAGccagcagtggaaagagaaaaGGTTAACAGTTCaagtctgagacccttcacttTACAAAGCGTATTGAAGCTGAAACATCAAATCAGTTTCACTTTTCAGTTCTCTCTCTGTCACTTCATCTCACTCTTTCATCTTCACCAGCCTTTCCCCTTCTCACTATCATGTTCCAACATTGTTTGTTTTCTACAACTTTTGCTTATCTCCCCTTATCTGTGCTCCTCCAGACAGATTAGTTATGACTGTCACTCATTCATCACTAACGCAGCGCACCAACAAAACAATCTAAGTCTTGGCATTCTATCGGGCACACATAACTTAAAATCTACGTTCTTTTCATTCCAGTTCTGGTTGAAGATTATCAACCTGGATCGTTAACTGTTTCTCCTACCACAAGCACCCCCTGTGACCAATGAGAGTCTCCGGCTTTATTTTAGTAATTTTAACCCATGTTTGTTAACACCGAGAAGAGGTACCTTGCCACACTGGAAGTGAGGCCTCTTGGATCGGTCTGCACTCAGAGGTGCCGACGACCACATTCTCTTCCCGTGAATGAACCAGGTCAGACAAATGAAGAAGATGGCGAAGAAGCAGCCGACGATCACCGGGTATGCGATGCTCGGGTTGTAACACCGGAACAGCGAGATGACTTGGCAAATACCATCTTCCGAGCGCGGTTTGGGCCTCGGAAAGAGGGTCCACCATGTGGCAGGCAGGGGCTCCTCTGGTCGTAGCCCTAAAACAGTAAGCAGGCTGACAAACATGGCGGTTCAAGCCGCGCCCGCACTGAATTTCTCCAGACACTGGCGCTCACAGATCCAGCCGGCGGAAAACAACCTCAGCCGCGCAAATCTCTAGCAAAACTAAGCACGGGGCGGCGGCGCCGGCCTCCCGCCCTCACCAGCCCATTGTAGCGGCACAAGCACCTGGCAGACCCGCCACCCCGGGTGTTTGAGGAGGAGTGGCGAGGGGGCAAGGCAGGTACAGGCAACAGAGTACAGTACATTTTCATTGCAATTTCCAAAATAGTGGTGAAAACAGGAGCGGGCTTCTGTCTAAATAGACGCGTATTTACTTGGTACTTCGTCGTTGTGGAGTTTTACTTATTTTCAAAAAAACACACACGAGCAAATAACTTACTTAAACACAGTGGTCCCATTAAAGTGACACGTAGTAAAGAGGGGTGCCGGGTGACACTTGATGCGGGTAACAGGAGGCCTATAAACCTTTAACAGTTGAAGCTGCAAATGGAGCAAAACTGTAGATCACCTCCATGTGTGGCTTCATCAGGCTGTGTGTGTAGG from Hypanus sabinus isolate sHypSab1 chromosome 3, sHypSab1.hap1, whole genome shotgun sequence carries:
- the LOC132391500 gene encoding uncharacterized protein LOC132391500 isoform X2, which translates into the protein MNILKCFMLPQDGMGQVGWHGIEGLRPEEPLPATWWTLFPRPKPRSEDGICQVISLFRCYNPSIAYPVIVGCFFAIFFICLTWFIHGKRMWSSAPLSADRSKRPHFQCGKVPLLGVNKHGLKLLK
- the LOC132391500 gene encoding uncharacterized protein LOC132391500 isoform X3, coding for MNILKCFMLPQDGMGQVGWHGIEGLRPEEPLPATWWTLFPRPKPRSEDGICQVISLFRCYNPSIAYPVIVGCFFAIFFICLTWFIHGKRMWSSAPLSADRSKRPHFQCGKEEDLGRSGKKISIS
- the LOC132391500 gene encoding uncharacterized protein LOC132391500 isoform X1, translated to MGTRMGPSCACLFAGFVEQSMFQVCMGIRPPLCYIDDCIGAAFCTLAELVDFINFASNFHPALKFTWSISDTSLPFLDLSVSTSGDGLSTDIYYKPTDSHSYLDYSSSHPVSCKNAIPSSQFLCLHRICSQDEAFHSRTKEMSSFFKQRGFPSSTINSALKHISPISCTSTLTPSTRHPTWDRVPLVLTYHPTSLQVQCIILCNFHHLQWDPTTKHIFPSHTLSAFRRDCSLRDSLVHLSSLSLPTDLPPGTYPCKWNKCYTCPYTSSLTTIQGPRQSFQVRRHFTCESAGVVYCVRCSWCGLLYIGETRRRLGHRFNSTSHSHSDISIHGLLYCQDEATLRLEEQHLIYRLDSLQPDGMTIDSLTSVNAPPPLLIPSLTYLVVCFFLSLCPSLCLFSISVWCSPPPFFLPRPPVP